GGAGCGCGAGCACGTGGTCGAGGCCGTCCGGGTCGGGGCGCCAGTCCGCGTCCGTGCCCACCCACACGTCGGCCTCGGGGTGGCGCGCCCGCACCGCCTCGATCCGGCTCGGCTCGGGATCGAAGGCCGCGTAGCGGATGGCGCCGGCCTCGATGCGCGCGGAGAGCACCTCCCCGTAGCGCCCCTCGCCGCAGCCCACGTCGAGCACGTCGCCCTCGATCGTCTCCAGCAGCGCGCGCACCCGGGCGTCGTCTCGCCCGAAGACGTCCTCCTCGAGCCGCGGCTCGAACAGCCCGGTGCACGCGCCGCGCTCCGGGCACCCGTCGCACAGCGCGCTCCGGACCAGCGGCCGGAGGTCGGTGGTGAAGTCGTCCGGCGCGTCCTTGCGCGAGACGTCGAGGTAGACCTGCCCCCGCTCGAGCTTGAGGGCGCGCATCTCGGCGTCGGAGAAGTCGCGACTCTCGGCAAAGAAGCGCGCCACCCGCGCGCCGTTCTGTACGAACAGGTGCCGCCCCGGCTCCCACGGCGTCACGCCGCCCTCGCGCAGCACGCAGCGCCCCTCGGGGGCGTCGGCGGTGACGAGCCCGTCGAAGACGTAGTTGAAGGAGTTGCTGCGGGGCCGGTCGCGGAGCGGCGTCAGCTCCTCGTGCCCGAAGACCGCGTCGTATCCGCGGTAGAGCCCGGGGCACGGGCCGCTCAGGCTGCATCCGTGGCAGGTCTCTTCGGGCTGCACCTTGTTGAGATCGTCGACCGGGTAGAAGTCCGGCTCGCCGACCTCGATCATCGTCGCGAAGCGGTGCGTCTTGAGATCGTCGAAGCGGTCCTCGTAGCCCTGCATCAGGCACAGCGGGATCGCGCCGTGCGTGACCCGCTCGACCACGCCGAGCGACGCCGCGTGATCGATGGCGTCCTTGACTCGGTCGGCGACGAGCGAGACCCGCGGCATCAGGTGCTCGAAGAGCTTCTCGCCCCCGCCCTTGGGCTCGACCATCGAGAACTTGATGCGCACGTCGGGGTACGGGGCGACGGCGTCGACGACCCCGCGCAGGTGCGCGACGTTGTGGCGCGTGATCACGCAGTTGACGGTGAAGTCGAGCCCGCGCCCGCTCAGCACCGCGACGGCGCCGAAGGTCTGCTCGAACGCCTCCGAGCGGACCATCAGGTCGTGCACCTTCGCGGTGCCGCCGTGGAGCGACAGGTAGACGTAGCGCAGGCGCCGCTCCATCAGCTGCTCGGTCAGCGCGGGGTAGCTGAGCATGCGCCCGTTGGTCACGAGCCCGAAGTCCATGCCGAGGCGCGCGACGTGCTCGGCCCAGCGGACCAGCTCCGGTCGGATCGTCGGCTCCCCGCCGCTGAGCACGACCATGCTGTGGCCGAGCTGCTTCGCTCGCTCGATCTTGGCGTGCACCTCGCTCGCCTCCGCGTCGATGTGGCGGACGTCGAGCGTGTGACAGAAGGAGCAGTGGTCGTTGCAGCCGTAGCCGACCTTGATGAGCGCCTTCATCCGAGGGCGAGGGTAGCAATCCGGCACGCGGCGCGCTCATGCTGCCCTCGAGCCGCGTGCCGGATGAGTGATTCAGCGGCGACGGCGCGCGGCGTCGTAGCGCACGAGCTCGCCGTCGCGGAAGGTCATCGCGACGCGACCGTCTCCGCGCACGGCGCGGACGGGGTAGCTCTGCTCGCGGCTCAGGGACTTCGCCCGGCGCACGGCGCGCATGCGACCTCGGACGGGCTCCGGCGCTTCGGCCGAGCTGGGGATGAACACTTCGAAGGGGCGGGGACTCTGTTTCTTGCTCTCGTTCACGGATTCGATGATGGATCCTCCAGGTTGGGGTTCGCCCTCACACCTAACATCCGAGCGGGTTTTCTCAAGGATCTCGACGTAAGACCGCTGTTAGCTCGTCTGGGCGCGCCCGGACTCGCTACGGTGCTCCGGCTCTCATCGGAGGTCCCGTCGTGCAAACTCGCCCCCTCTCCTTCTGCGCCGCTCTGTGCGCGCTGGCGCTCTGCCTCGCCGCCTGTGAGGCCGGCGTGGCCGCTCCTGTCCGCCGAGACTCCGGCGTCGCGACGAGCGACGACGGCGCCACGCCGCCGCCCCCTCCGCGGACCGACGCCGGCCCCCCGCCCCCGCCGCGTGACTCCGGCCCTCCGCGCCCGGGCGACGCGGACAACGACGGCCTGCCGGACGCGGACGAGGTGGCCCGCGGCACCGATCCCTCCAACCCCGACAGCGACGGCGATGGGGTCGAAGACGGCGTCGAGGTGCTGGCCGGGACGGACCCCACCGACGCGAGCAGCACCATCGCGCCGACGGACTTCTACGTCGTCCTGCCCTACGAAGATCCGGCGCAGCAGCGAGAGCTGGACTTCAGCGCGCGCCTCGGCCGCGGCGACATCTTCTTCCTCGTCGACACGACCGGCTCGATGGGCGCCGCGATCAACAACGTCCGCAGCTCGCTGTCCTCCACGATCGTGCCCGCGGTCACCGAGGCCATCGCCGACGTGGTGATGGGCGTGGGGGACTTCCGCGACTTCCCCGTCGACCCGTACGGCGACTCCGGCGACTGGGCGTTCCAGGTCCGCCAGCCGATGACGAGCGACGTCGCCTCGGTGCAGAGCGCGCTCAACGGCCTGCGCGCGGGCGGCGGCAACGACGGCCCGGAGGCGGCGGTCGAGGGGCTCTTCGAGGCGGTGGGCGGGAGCTGCGCGAGCGGCTTCGGCGCCGCGTGCTTCCGCGAGGCCAGTCACCCCATCGTCGTCGTGGTGACCGACGCGGAGATGCACAACGGCCCGAGCGGCGCGAACGCCTACAGCGGGCTCAGCGCGCGCACGTGGTCGGAGATGACGAGCGCGCTGAACGCGCAGTCGGTCAAGGTCGTCGGCGCCGCGGTCGACCCGATCTCGTTCGGGCTGCCCTTCCCGCTCCCGAACGCCGCCCGCCCGCACCTCGAGGAGCTCGCCCGCGCCACCGGCTCGCGCGCCGCGAGCGGCAGCCTGACCGTCTACGACGCGCCCGGAGGCTCGGTGAGCACCGCGGTGGTGGACGGCATCATCGATCTCGTCGGCGCGACGACCCAGGACATCACCAGCGCGCAGCGCGACGACGCGAGCGACGAGGTCGACGCGACGCGCTTCATCCAGGCGGTCACCCCCGTCCGCGCCACCCGCGCGACGACCTTCGACGCGACGACCTTCTATGGCGTCGCGGGCGGCACGACCGTCACGTTCCAGGTCACGTTCCAGAACGACTTCTTGCCCCAGCAGACGTTCGTGCAGATCTTCCAGGCCTTCATCGACGTGCTCGACACGGCGAGCGGCACGGTGGTGGACACCCGCAACGTCTACATCGTCGTCCCGGCCATCGGCGGCGTGCTCATCTAGCAGAGTTGAACCGCTTACCGGACCGAGCATGCCGTTTCCCGCGTTTTCTGGGCAATGCGCGACGAGGGAGCGTGCTCTCAGCACGTGACCGAGGAAGCAACGCAGCCCAGGAATCGCGGGGGACGGCAGGCGACGGGAGGGAAGTGGATCCACTCTCCAGTGCCTCAGCGCGCGACGGTGAAGGTCGCCGAGACCACCTCGGCGCCGCTCTCTCGGCTGACCCGCGCGGTGACCTCGTGCTCGGTCGGCGCCAACATGTCCGTCTCGAGCCGGCGCGGGAACGCATACGGTCCGTCGTCCGTCCCCAGCAGGTCATAGGGGGCGCGCTGCTCGGTTCCGGTGGGCGGGCCGGTGAAGCCCGGGTCGTCCAGGAAGAGCTCCACCTCCGTGACGTCGTCGCGCGGGCCGGGCGCCCAGACCACGTAGACATCGCCGGTCACCGTGGCCCCGTCGAGCGGCGCGAGCTCGGTGCGTTGCTGCGACGTCGACCAGAAGAACCCCTCTCTCGCCCCGGCCACGGTGAAGGTCCCCGACAGGGAGGCGTCGCCGCCCGTGTGGTGGTCGACTTCGACGTGGAACGAGTGGAATCCGTCCCAGAGGAGGCTGGTGTCGAGCGGGGTCGGCTCGCCCGAAGGCCCGGGCGGGGAGAGGTCCCAGGGAGGCGCGCGCACGACCTGGGGGTCGAGCCCCAGCGGCCGCTGATCGAGCCGGAAGCGCACCTCGGCGAGGTGTGGCTGGTCGGGCACGAAGATGAAGACCTCGCCCGAGAGCCGAGCGTTCTGGAGAGGGCTCGGGGCGGCGCGGTCGGGTGTGTTCGAGACGAGGACCTCGAGCGGCACGGTGGGCACGTCCCGCGTGGCGCGGCAGCCGAAGTCGGGATCGCAGAAGGCGCTCGGGCCGCACGAGCCGTCGTCGGTCGCGAGGCAGCGCCCCTCCTGGCAGATCGCGGCCACGCAGGCGAGCTCCGATCCGCAGTCGGCGTCGGCCGCGCACTCGGCCTCGGGGCACGCCTCGGGCGTCTCCGGCGTACACTCGGGCTCGACGCACATGGCCCCGAGGCACGCGCGCGCGAGCGGGCCCGCCCCGCAGTCCACGCCGCGGCAGTCGCGCGTGATGAGCACCGTGAACACCTGCGGCCCGGTCACCTGGACCGCGAGCACCTGCGTCGCCACCCGGGTGCCCTGGAAGCTCACCTCGACCCGGACGCGGTGGGGGCCCTGGACGACGCGGTCGAGCTCCGCGATCCGGACGCCGGCGGCGTAGTCCCCGTCCTCCAGCCCCCCGCGCGCCACCTCCACCTCGTCGAGGAAGATCGTGAACTGGTCGATCTCCTCCAGGACGACGAGGTCGGTGCGCAGATCCAGGGCCACGAGGTGCTCCGCGCTACAGCCGCTCAGGCAGAGCAGGCCCAGCACAGCCAGACGATTCATCGGGGCACGATATCACGCGGTCGGATCATCTCCGTCGCTCGAAGGCTCGAGGTGCTGCTCGAACAGAGCCCGGTACGCGTCCGGGATGCGTCGGCCGCGGAACGTGTCCATGTCGATGCAAGCGACGGTGACGCTGCCGCGACAGGCGAGCGGCCCGTCCTCGAGGTGGGCGGCGAAGTCGAAGGTGGCGCTCTTGTCACCGACGCGGGTCACCGACACGACGGTGCGGAGCCACTGGCCGAACTGGACCGGCTTCTGGAAGTCGGCCTCGGCGTGCACGGCGGGCCAGCCGACGCGATCGACGTCGAGGCAGTGGCGGTAGGGGAAGCCCTGCTCGTCGAAGAAGTCCTCGAAGGCGCAGTGGAAGAAGTGGAAGAAGCGCGGGTAGTAGACGATCTGCGCGTGATCCTCGTCCCCGAAGCGCACCCGGATGCGGCTCTCGAACGCCATGCGGCGCGAGTATGGGGGCCGCCGCACCCGGGCGCACGGGATCAGGCCGCGTTTTCGGTCGGGGGTCGCCCGACCTTCGCCGGCTCGCGCTGCCCGCCGAGCATCAAGACGTCGCGCGCCACGATCTCGGTCTCCCAGCGCGGCGGCGTCTCCCCCTCGCGCTTCCAGTGCGAGATCCGTCCGTCCACCGCGACGTGACAGCCCGCGTACAGCTCGCGCGAGAGCGCCTCGGCGCGCGGCCCCCACACGACGACGCTCAGCCAGATCTGGCGCGGCCGCATGACGCCCTCCTGGTCGGGCAGCTCCTCCAGGCAGTGGAGCCGAAACCAGAGCCGGGCCTTGCCGTGCTTCAACGAAAAGTAAGTGCGGCCGTCGACGCGACCGATGAGCGTGACCTTGTTCAATCCCTGACTCGCCATGATGTCCTCCTTGGTTGGCGGGTTCATGGCGGACCCATCAGCTTGCGTGCCGGAGGGGCGGGATGTGATTCCGGGTACTTACGAGCGCGGATCGGCGGGGGTGGCGGGCTCGGGGGTGGCGGACGCCGGCCGGGAGGGGGGTCCGAAGCGCTCCCCGAGCTCGGCGCAGATCTCCTCGAGCTCCCGCTGGTCGACCTCGTCGAAGGCGGCGCGGGCGTCCGAGTCGACGTCGAGCACGGCGAGCAAGGTCCCGTCCGGCGCCACGACGGGCACCACGATCTCGCTCTGGGTGCTGCTCGCGCAGGCGATGTGGTCGGGGAAGGCGTTCACGTCCGGCACCAGCTGGGTCTCGCGCGTCCGCGCCGCGGCGCCGCACACGCCCCGCGTGAACGGGATGCGCAGGCAGCCGTGGCCGCCCTGATAGGGCCCGATCACGAGCAGATCCTCGCCCACCACGCGATAGAAGCCCGTCCAGTCGTAGTAGCCGAACGCGTGGTGCAGCTCGCACGCGACGGTGGCCATCGCCGCCACCCAGTCGTCCTCGCCGTCGAGGAGCGAGGCGAGCGCGTCGCGCACGCGGTGATAGGTCAGCTCGCGCTGCTCGGGGGTCGCGGGGAGTGAAAGCGGCTCTTCCATGCCCCGATGGTGGTCTCACTTGCCCATGCAGGCTTTGAGCTTGCGCAGCCAACGGGTCGGCGCGGGCGCGAAGGCGTCGGCCTCCTCGAGCGCGTCCATCTCGTTCACCGGCGCCGCCGCGGGGGAGGCCTCGAAGGCCTGAAACGCGTCGCTCGAGCCCTTCGGCTGCACGCCGCTCTCCTCGGCCCAGAAGGGCGGCGCGGGCTCGGTCTCGATCACCGGCGGCGCGGGCGGCGCGCTCCCGAAGTCCCGCTGCACCTGCGCGAGGAGCGACCAGGCGGCCTGCGCCGCGTCGGGCGGCGGCGGCGGGCGCGTGCCGAAGTCGCGCTGCACGGCCGCCAGCAGGTCGCGGGCGAGCTGGGCCGAGGCGGGGGAAGGCGGTGGCCGCATGCTGGAGACTCGTGACCGGGGTCCAGCGTCCCCGGCTCCGCGCCGCGGCGCGGGCGGGATCTCCCGGAATTCGGGGAGAATCGTCTCTTCGGTGGGCTCGTCGGCGAGGGTGGCGGACATCGTGCTCCGTCTCCCTGCGCGCGCCGTGCCAGCGGCTGCGGCCTCTCAGAAAGAGGGATCGTTGACCGTCACGAAGTAGCCGCTCGCCATGCCCGGCGGATGCAGCTGCCGCACGTCGCAGCCGACCGTCTCCCCCGCCGCGTTCACGCGCACCGTCACGTCCGCCACACGCCACATCGCGCCGATGGCCCGGTTTCCGTCGGGCCCCGTGTAGCCGGTCACCGTGTCGGGCGCGCGGCCGAAGGTCGAGATGCGCCGCCCACCACAATAGACGTTGACCACCGGTCGCGCCGCGACGCCGGAGAAGTTCTGGACCATGATCCGGAACGTCTCGCCGTCGTTCGGGTTGTCGACGTTGATGTTCTCCGGGAGGCCGATCGCGTCGCCGGAGAGGTTGTTGTCGATGTCCAGCCGCGGGTTGGCGCAGCTGCCGCGCGCGCGCCAGCGATCCCCGGCCGGGCCGTTCTCGCAGGCGGACAGCGGGCTCTCCTCGTAGCCCCAGTTGGCGCGCGACACGGGGCGCCCCGTCACGGGGTGGGTCCGCAGGCGGACCTCGGCCTCGCAGTTGTGCCAGCCGCAGGACGCCTCGGGCAGCGGCTCGAAGGCGGTGGCGCGGGGCGGGTACCACGCGGTGGTGGTGCCGGGGCGGTGCAGGAAGAGATCCAGGTCCTGGGTCTCGCTCTCCGGGTAACACATCTCGACGCGCAGCCCGGGCCCCGCCACGTTGACCTCCCAGGAGCAGCTCAGCACGTCCCCCGCGGGCGTGGTCACCGAGAGCGTGACGCGATAGTCGCCGCTCAGCTTCGGCACGAAGGTCGCGACCTCGCTCGACGGACCGCGCAGCTCGAAGCTCTCGAGTCGCGGGGACAGCTCGTCGCACGGGCCGCCCTCGATCCGCCAGCGCCAGGCGCGCGCCGGGCCGACGTAGAAGTCGCGGCCGTTCAGGACGTAGTCGGC
This window of the Sandaracinaceae bacterium genome carries:
- a CDS encoding PKD domain-containing protein, translated to MQRTICLRLLSLALLSVLVGCGARTSTLDEDPIRRGDGGLGPGPAMDAGPDASLDAGPDAATDSGLDSGVDGGCAPLPDVCGMAEICGNGSNDDCDMAVDEGCPCEPGAVQDCFLGAPGRRDVGACQDGSQVCGSGGTWGACEGGVLPDDTVCTGRDDLCNGCSDERICGLDCPSPGDPRVPVGQPFADYVLNGRDFYVGPARAWRWRIEGGPCDELSPRLESFELRGPSSEVATFVPKLSGDYRVTLSVTTPAGDVLSCSWEVNVAGPGLRVEMCYPESETQDLDLFLHRPGTTTAWYPPRATAFEPLPEASCGWHNCEAEVRLRTHPVTGRPVSRANWGYEESPLSACENGPAGDRWRARGSCANPRLDIDNNLSGDAIGLPENINVDNPNDGETFRIMVQNFSGVAARPVVNVYCGGRRISTFGRAPDTVTGYTGPDGNRAIGAMWRVADVTVRVNAAGETVGCDVRQLHPPGMASGYFVTVNDPSF
- a CDS encoding single-stranded DNA-binding protein — encoded protein: MNPPTKEDIMASQGLNKVTLIGRVDGRTYFSLKHGKARLWFRLHCLEELPDQEGVMRPRQIWLSVVVWGPRAEALSRELYAGCHVAVDGRISHWKREGETPPRWETEIVARDVLMLGGQREPAKVGRPPTENAA
- a CDS encoding thioesterase family protein, with product MAFESRIRVRFGDEDHAQIVYYPRFFHFFHCAFEDFFDEQGFPYRHCLDVDRVGWPAVHAEADFQKPVQFGQWLRTVVSVTRVGDKSATFDFAAHLEDGPLACRGSVTVACIDMDTFRGRRIPDAYRALFEQHLEPSSDGDDPTA
- a CDS encoding radical SAM protein; amino-acid sequence: MKALIKVGYGCNDHCSFCHTLDVRHIDAEASEVHAKIERAKQLGHSMVVLSGGEPTIRPELVRWAEHVARLGMDFGLVTNGRMLSYPALTEQLMERRLRYVYLSLHGGTAKVHDLMVRSEAFEQTFGAVAVLSGRGLDFTVNCVITRHNVAHLRGVVDAVAPYPDVRIKFSMVEPKGGGEKLFEHLMPRVSLVADRVKDAIDHAASLGVVERVTHGAIPLCLMQGYEDRFDDLKTHRFATMIEVGEPDFYPVDDLNKVQPEETCHGCSLSGPCPGLYRGYDAVFGHEELTPLRDRPRSNSFNYVFDGLVTADAPEGRCVLREGGVTPWEPGRHLFVQNGARVARFFAESRDFSDAEMRALKLERGQVYLDVSRKDAPDDFTTDLRPLVRSALCDGCPERGACTGLFEPRLEEDVFGRDDARVRALLETIEGDVLDVGCGEGRYGEVLSARIEAGAIRYAAFDPEPSRIEAVRARHPEADVWVGTDADWRPDPDGLDHVLALRSWNHLPDPAAFVRKAARALRSGGELTVVDDSAFGLARTRPHAARAEGSSAAFEHYRNDTAADATHHFDGATWEQLAVHDVGPGTSTLWMLRYRRR
- a CDS encoding GAF domain-containing protein; its protein translation is MEEPLSLPATPEQRELTYHRVRDALASLLDGEDDWVAAMATVACELHHAFGYYDWTGFYRVVGEDLLVIGPYQGGHGCLRIPFTRGVCGAAARTRETQLVPDVNAFPDHIACASSTQSEIVVPVVAPDGTLLAVLDVDSDARAAFDEVDQRELEEICAELGERFGPPSRPASATPEPATPADPRS